The following coding sequences are from one Saprospiraceae bacterium window:
- a CDS encoding T9SS type A sorting domain-containing protein, which yields MSNIMGKDKVCEGFCGEKWNVYDQPGGCDPYYEWTWDGVPVGGNESEVTLDDEWGPGPYTLCVTAFIGNEDRSSICDEEGPKCKTITVLPKPEYKGPDKYICSEDVPYDWHGASIFADGEYEVEFTGPNCCKFDSIRRFYILPKPDEPDVYYIGCDPGDTYIDPTTHKRFSGCNNYAIVKLPNSTSPYRCDSSYKLFAINPGYDVVFEFDTTNKNRLYTAHVLDTGHYCGNEKRMVRQYSYKWFTKQDSNKILGTDTFLQTKSKADYCFQLSVYITFGTIEDSCTFSFCENLDEDQLTNSFQQNLASKTILFPNPAENTLHISVPDYILIQYLEILKNDGSKLLQLQLKNKSNYTADISGLNNGAYYLVLHTNKGDIIKSFVKSEFK from the coding sequence TTGAGCAATATCATGGGCAAGGATAAGGTATGTGAGGGATTTTGTGGAGAGAAATGGAATGTCTACGATCAGCCGGGCGGTTGTGATCCATATTATGAGTGGACCTGGGATGGAGTCCCTGTAGGAGGCAATGAAAGTGAAGTGACGCTGGATGATGAGTGGGGCCCCGGACCATACACATTATGTGTAACAGCATTTATCGGCAATGAAGACAGAAGCAGTATCTGTGACGAAGAAGGTCCAAAATGTAAGACAATTACGGTCCTTCCAAAACCAGAATACAAAGGACCAGATAAGTACATCTGCTCGGAGGATGTGCCATATGATTGGCATGGTGCAAGTATTTTTGCTGATGGTGAGTACGAGGTAGAATTTACAGGACCTAACTGCTGTAAATTTGATTCAATAAGGCGATTTTATATATTGCCAAAGCCGGATGAGCCTGATGTTTACTATATCGGTTGCGATCCCGGGGATACCTATATAGATCCTACAACTCATAAGCGATTCAGTGGCTGTAATAACTATGCAATAGTGAAATTGCCAAATTCAACTTCTCCGTATCGCTGTGATTCTTCATATAAATTATTCGCAATCAATCCCGGATATGATGTAGTTTTTGAATTTGACACCACAAATAAAAACAGATTATATACTGCTCATGTACTCGACACCGGCCATTACTGTGGAAATGAAAAACGAATGGTAAGACAATACTCATATAAATGGTTTACAAAGCAGGACAGCAACAAAATACTGGGTACCGATACTTTCTTACAGACAAAATCAAAAGCTGATTATTGCTTCCAGCTAAGCGTCTATATCACATTTGGGACAATTGAAGATTCTTGCACCTTCAGCTTCTGCGAAAATCTTGACGAAGATCAATTGACAAATTCCTTTCAACAAAATCTCGCTTCAAAAACAATTTTATTTCCAAATCCGGCTGAGAATACGCTACATATCAGTGTCCCTGATTACATACTAATCCAATACCTGGAAATCTTAAAAAATGATGGCTCAAAACTCCTTCAATTACAACTTAAAAACAAATCAAACTATACTGCTGATATATCCGGACTGAATAATGGTGCATACTATTTGGTCTTACATACCAATAAAGGAGACATCATCAAATCGTTTGTCAAAAGTGAATTCAAATAG
- the rdgB gene encoding RdgB/HAM1 family non-canonical purine NTP pyrophosphatase has translation MTQRVFIVATHSRHKMDEFKKIFPDDVQLLSLEDLSWKDAIPEAGSTLYENSEIKCRTVYQKYRRAVIAEDTGLEVDILDGAPGVYTARFAGPQASSLQNIEKLLTLMKGCQNRTARFRTVISLIENDHLNFFEGVCHGRIAIHPSGEAGFGYDPIFIPDPYITTFAEMSEEDKNNVSHRAKAVRNLMSYFKKNSDEFSI, from the coding sequence ATGACACAAAGAGTATTTATAGTTGCTACACACAGTCGTCACAAAATGGACGAGTTTAAAAAAATATTTCCTGATGATGTGCAATTGTTATCACTGGAGGATTTGTCATGGAAAGATGCAATACCCGAAGCGGGATCGACCTTATATGAGAACTCTGAGATAAAGTGTAGAACAGTGTATCAAAAATATAGGCGGGCGGTAATAGCAGAAGATACTGGACTGGAAGTTGATATTTTAGATGGAGCCCCAGGTGTTTACACAGCTCGTTTTGCAGGACCACAAGCTAGCTCATTGCAGAATATTGAAAAATTGTTGACATTAATGAAAGGTTGTCAAAATAGAACAGCCAGATTTCGAACTGTAATTTCTCTCATTGAAAATGATCATTTGAATTTTTTTGAAGGAGTTTGTCATGGACGAATTGCTATCCATCCATCAGGTGAAGCAGGATTTGGGTATGATCCGATTTTTATACCCGATCCTTATATTACAACTTTTGCTGAGATGAGCGAAGAAGACAAAAACAATGTCAGTCATCGAGCAAAAGCAGTTAGAAACCTGATGAGTTATTTCAAGAAGAATTCAGATGAGTTTTCTATTTGA